The following coding sequences are from one Bdellovibrionales bacterium window:
- a CDS encoding fumarylacetoacetate hydrolase family protein: MSKPLNIWCVGRNYRDHAKELNNPVPSSPLIFLKAGSCWSDTTEIHLPRWSNDIHHECEIAVRINAQGHPTHVGLALDLTARDAQSEAKKKGEPWTKAKSFAGACPVSPMISWDRIENFADLELELKINGKTVQHGFAKDMIFDFETLISSIKSTYPICDGDLILTGTPAGVGPLKSGDRLEGRLSSLLQMSWRIA, encoded by the coding sequence ATGAGTAAACCGCTTAACATTTGGTGTGTCGGTCGCAACTATCGGGATCACGCCAAGGAATTGAACAATCCCGTTCCGAGTTCACCACTGATTTTCCTTAAAGCGGGAAGCTGCTGGAGCGACACGACAGAGATTCATTTGCCTCGGTGGTCCAATGACATTCACCACGAGTGTGAAATCGCCGTCAGAATCAATGCTCAAGGACACCCGACTCACGTGGGCTTGGCCCTCGATCTCACCGCTCGCGATGCCCAATCGGAGGCCAAGAAAAAAGGCGAACCTTGGACGAAGGCCAAATCTTTTGCCGGTGCCTGTCCCGTCAGTCCAATGATCAGCTGGGATCGCATCGAAAATTTTGCAGATCTGGAGCTCGAGCTCAAAATCAACGGTAAAACCGTTCAGCATGGCTTTGCAAAAGACATGATTTTTGATTTCGAAACTTTGATCTCGTCGATCAAATCAACCTATCCGATCTGCGATGGAGATCTGATTCTGACCGGCACTCCAGCGGGTGTGGGCCCTTTGAAATCTGGAGATCGGCTGGAAGGTCGCCTGTCCTCTTTGCTCCAAATGTCATGGCGTATCGCCTAA
- a CDS encoding proline dehydrogenase family protein encodes MSTLQTQIEAKGQQIFKGGAGDSQSLFSKERWYGKIMEWSMRNPAFKTQMFRFVDVLPTLNSGSDVARHLKEYFAEEGDNLPSVFNFGLGIGSLAPGLMAGAIKKNVTQMAKMFITGENPEEAINVLRNSRKEKKTFTIDILGEACLSEAEALEYKTRYLELMDWLTKETKTWSPEPQVDTDHRGNIPLVNISVKITALYSQIHPEAWEHSIEKVKEQLRPIFKKAKENFVFINVDMEKYHIKDLTIEVFKQLLMEEEFKDYRHFGIVIQAYLRDSKKDVQNLVDFSRKRGTPFAVRLVKGAYWDYETIGAKQKNWPIPVYTEKAHSDINYEECTRILLDNNRYIDLAIGSHNVRSIAHAMAYAEQLKLPKTAFEIQMLYGMADPFKKSIVQQGYRLREYCPVGELIPGMSYLVRRLLENTSNESFLRSKFADNVAEAALLADPKLKVTTPPPALEVEPPPASRPFTNLAPYDFSKNDKRTVMEKSLAQFKNKNLNKKWSGAIDNEWLKATEWMPTINPSTAETLGEIALATTDQAEVALQSANKAFPSWTRTSAHDRAALIHRVADILERDRNEIAACQILEAGKTWKEADGDVGEAVDFCRFYAEEMKKLAIPKKVGVAPAEVNMFSYQGRGVNVVIAPWNFPLAILTGMVAGSVVTGNTVVMKPAEQTTITAYYLMKAFIEAKAPKGVVNMITGLGEVVGEYLVNSPITAMVCFTGSKDVGLRILQKAAVVHPGQRHIKRTLTELGGKNGIIVDSDADLDEAVAGVLYSAFGFQGQKCSAASRVIVLEEIYERFTNRLVEAARSIEVGSSEDPHMFMGPVIDKDAYDRIKDYIEIGKGEATLAFQGNVPNSGPNAKGYFIPPTIFTNVPPKARIAQEEIFGPVLSIIKVKNLEEALFVANDTDYALTGAIYSRSPGNIEMVRREFNVGNLYINRGSTGALVERHPFGGFKLSGGGSKTGGPDYLLHFMDPKVVTENTLRRGFAPDEEVVPQ; translated from the coding sequence ATGTCGACTTTGCAAACGCAAATTGAAGCCAAAGGTCAGCAAATTTTTAAAGGCGGAGCTGGCGATTCGCAGTCACTTTTTAGCAAGGAACGTTGGTACGGAAAAATCATGGAATGGTCTATGCGCAACCCCGCTTTTAAAACACAGATGTTTCGTTTTGTGGATGTGCTTCCGACTCTCAATTCTGGAAGCGATGTGGCTCGACATCTTAAAGAGTATTTCGCGGAAGAAGGCGACAATCTCCCCTCTGTCTTTAACTTTGGCTTAGGCATCGGTTCCTTAGCACCGGGCTTGATGGCCGGAGCCATCAAAAAAAACGTCACACAGATGGCGAAGATGTTTATCACTGGAGAAAATCCTGAAGAAGCCATCAACGTATTAAGAAATTCCCGCAAAGAGAAAAAAACATTCACCATCGATATTCTCGGCGAAGCCTGCCTCAGTGAAGCCGAAGCCCTTGAATATAAAACGCGTTACCTCGAGTTGATGGACTGGCTCACCAAAGAAACCAAAACGTGGTCTCCAGAGCCCCAGGTGGACACCGATCATCGCGGAAACATTCCTCTTGTGAACATCTCTGTGAAAATCACCGCACTCTATTCACAAATTCACCCGGAAGCTTGGGAACACAGTATCGAAAAAGTCAAAGAACAGCTGCGTCCGATCTTTAAAAAGGCCAAAGAGAATTTTGTTTTTATCAACGTAGATATGGAAAAGTACCATATCAAAGATTTAACCATCGAAGTGTTCAAACAACTTTTAATGGAAGAGGAATTTAAAGATTACCGCCATTTTGGAATCGTCATCCAAGCTTACTTGCGCGATTCTAAAAAAGATGTTCAAAACCTTGTGGATTTCTCTAGAAAGCGCGGAACACCCTTCGCAGTTCGCTTGGTGAAAGGCGCCTATTGGGATTACGAGACGATCGGAGCGAAACAAAAGAATTGGCCCATCCCGGTCTACACCGAAAAAGCTCACTCGGACATTAACTACGAAGAGTGTACTCGTATACTTCTTGATAATAACCGCTACATCGACCTCGCCATCGGTTCGCACAACGTGCGTTCGATCGCTCACGCCATGGCCTATGCGGAACAACTCAAGCTTCCCAAGACGGCGTTTGAAATCCAAATGCTTTACGGAATGGCGGATCCGTTCAAAAAATCCATCGTTCAGCAAGGGTACCGCTTGCGCGAGTATTGTCCTGTGGGCGAATTGATTCCAGGAATGTCGTATCTCGTGCGTCGCCTTCTTGAAAACACTTCGAACGAGTCCTTCTTGCGTTCGAAGTTTGCCGACAACGTCGCCGAAGCGGCTCTTCTTGCCGACCCTAAACTTAAAGTGACCACACCACCTCCGGCATTGGAAGTCGAACCTCCTCCCGCCTCTCGCCCGTTTACGAACCTCGCGCCTTATGATTTTTCTAAGAATGACAAACGCACCGTCATGGAAAAATCGCTCGCTCAATTTAAAAATAAAAATCTTAACAAAAAATGGTCTGGCGCCATCGACAACGAATGGCTCAAAGCCACCGAATGGATGCCCACCATCAATCCATCCACGGCGGAAACTCTGGGCGAAATCGCTCTAGCGACCACAGATCAAGCGGAAGTGGCTTTGCAAAGTGCTAACAAAGCCTTCCCATCTTGGACACGAACATCGGCTCACGATCGCGCAGCGCTGATCCATCGCGTGGCCGATATTCTCGAGCGAGACCGCAACGAGATCGCGGCTTGCCAAATACTCGAGGCCGGAAAGACATGGAAAGAGGCCGACGGGGATGTGGGCGAAGCGGTCGACTTCTGTCGATTCTACGCCGAGGAAATGAAAAAACTCGCCATCCCTAAAAAAGTGGGGGTCGCTCCTGCAGAAGTGAATATGTTCTCTTACCAAGGCCGCGGAGTGAATGTGGTGATTGCGCCGTGGAACTTCCCGCTCGCGATTCTCACAGGCATGGTGGCTGGCTCTGTCGTCACTGGGAATACAGTGGTGATGAAGCCCGCCGAACAAACGACCATCACTGCGTACTATTTGATGAAGGCCTTTATCGAAGCCAAAGCTCCCAAGGGCGTGGTGAACATGATCACCGGCCTTGGAGAAGTCGTCGGCGAATACCTCGTGAATAGCCCGATCACAGCGATGGTGTGCTTTACCGGATCCAAAGATGTGGGCTTACGCATTTTACAAAAAGCAGCGGTGGTTCATCCTGGTCAACGACACATCAAACGCACTCTCACCGAGCTCGGTGGTAAAAACGGAATCATCGTCGACTCCGATGCGGATCTCGATGAAGCGGTGGCCGGAGTTCTCTACTCCGCTTTCGGATTTCAAGGTCAAAAATGCTCGGCCGCAAGTCGCGTGATTGTCCTTGAAGAAATCTACGAGCGCTTTACAAATCGCCTCGTCGAAGCGGCCAGATCCATCGAAGTCGGATCCAGCGAAGATCCTCATATGTTTATGGGACCAGTGATCGACAAAGACGCGTACGATCGCATCAAAGACTATATTGAGATCGGAAAAGGCGAAGCCACTTTGGCTTTCCAAGGCAATGTCCCCAACTCTGGACCGAACGCCAAGGGATACTTTATTCCCCCAACGATCTTCACCAACGTTCCGCCCAAAGCCCGCATCGCTCAGGAAGAAATTTTTGGTCCAGTCCTTTCCATCATTAAAGTCAAAAACCTCGAAGAAGCTCTCTTTGTGGCTAACGACACCGATTACGCTCTCACAGGCGCAATCTACTCGCGAAGCCCCGGAAACATCGAAATGGTTCGAAGAGAATTTAACGTAGGTAATTTATATATCAACCGCGGGTCCACCGGAGCGCTCGTGGAAAGACATCCCTTCGGAGGATTTAAACTCTCTGGCGGCGGAAGTAAAACCGGCGGCCCTGATTACCTCTTACATTTTATGGATCCCAAAGTTGTCACTGAGAACACTCTCCGTCGCGGCTTCGCTCCGGATGAAGAAGTAGTGCCCCAGTAG